The following coding sequences lie in one Fibrobacter sp. genomic window:
- a CDS encoding DUF349 domain-containing protein, with amino-acid sequence MSLLDAFKPKWQNSNPDKRIEAVEEMGPSNQDTFERIALYDEDPKVRTAAVKKLTVISALAQISKNDKDAHVRRLAESRYFDEIVRKLKDSRAASPEALRFINELKDTRYAEDLIKNLPSSELRLELVKLVSKANLLAIAATKDAVEKVAMEAVNKLSSESLLQEVAKSSKHTSVRKVAADKVKAMQDAADGGKRAQMLLMSKREALIQQAHHLAAQKDPISVKGQFEELMEEAKALGMGPAQATLDGIYASFVKFCDEADAARIAAEKAEAEKQALVNHLMETCAELEALVNENKLQENTERADQIIAEWNENKSKMTPDAIRKFNQLFFKVQDLKKKEAPAEEGEATEEKESNRRELLDQLQALADTECSETTSKHLHGIVREWEKLPLLEGSDPELQEYNSLRSKLGEKIAAFNASAQERFEKNSEKLKAIIERVKGFNENEDFKELSLKLRAAFQEWKDIVGDQKFKYHELWLEYKSATERFQEMRQWQSWHNENDRASILDELELLSKEEGSQEVLDKLKNLATKWKNIGPISPTKFAEFKDRFQGLFEKIKENCAPFIEERMAQRVKNLADKEALCQKAEDLLNNAEIFWKDKFKTMQEIQESWKNIGMVPKESLAALMERFKKVTGEFYAKHKEILKQEDKTREENYERKLKLCEEAEALTESTDWNATSGKLKQLQESWKTIGPVPKSKSEEIWARFRSACDGFFEKKRGHFEEMDAAKQENLKKKEDLCAKLEALDLSNISQELVDTVKSLEAEWKEIGMVPKEAIETINSRFASFVNQFMDKYAQVNEDIKKQLADIKAKKQAMIEKVKQFAESAGSNQLADAVRDLQKEWRELGSCGLDEVNLQKDFREICDDFFSRRRDQLDIQEQARQNNLQKKILLCEQAEDLLTDLSEQTVVGAMNKVKHLRRLWKEVGAVPRSESDKVWKRFNSACDQVFAFGRKDEAEQPAEN; translated from the coding sequence ATGAGCTTACTGGATGCATTTAAACCGAAATGGCAGAATTCCAACCCCGACAAGCGTATCGAGGCCGTCGAGGAAATGGGACCTTCCAATCAGGACACCTTTGAACGAATCGCCCTGTACGACGAAGACCCCAAAGTCCGCACGGCAGCTGTCAAGAAACTGACAGTGATTTCCGCCCTCGCACAGATTTCGAAAAACGACAAGGACGCCCACGTCCGTCGCCTGGCCGAGTCCCGCTATTTCGATGAGATTGTCCGCAAGCTCAAGGATTCCCGCGCAGCCTCCCCCGAGGCCCTGCGCTTTATCAACGAACTGAAAGACACCCGCTACGCCGAAGACCTGATCAAGAATTTGCCCTCCTCCGAGCTCCGCCTGGAGCTGGTGAAGCTGGTGAGCAAGGCGAACCTGCTCGCCATCGCCGCCACCAAGGATGCCGTCGAGAAGGTGGCCATGGAAGCGGTGAACAAGCTTTCTTCGGAAAGCCTGCTTCAAGAAGTGGCCAAGTCTTCCAAGCACACCTCCGTGCGCAAGGTGGCCGCCGACAAGGTCAAGGCCATGCAAGACGCCGCCGATGGCGGAAAGCGCGCCCAGATGCTCCTGATGAGCAAGCGGGAAGCCCTTATCCAGCAGGCCCACCACCTGGCCGCCCAGAAAGACCCCATTTCTGTAAAGGGCCAGTTTGAAGAACTGATGGAAGAAGCCAAGGCCCTGGGGATGGGCCCTGCCCAAGCCACTTTGGACGGAATCTACGCCAGCTTCGTCAAGTTCTGCGACGAAGCCGATGCCGCCCGCATCGCCGCCGAAAAGGCCGAAGCCGAAAAGCAGGCCCTGGTCAACCACCTGATGGAAACTTGTGCCGAACTGGAAGCCCTGGTAAACGAAAACAAGCTCCAGGAAAACACAGAACGGGCAGACCAGATTATCGCCGAATGGAACGAGAACAAGTCCAAGATGACTCCCGATGCCATCCGCAAGTTCAACCAGCTGTTCTTCAAGGTTCAGGACCTGAAAAAGAAGGAAGCTCCTGCCGAAGAAGGAGAAGCCACCGAAGAGAAGGAATCCAACCGCAGGGAACTTCTGGACCAGCTTCAGGCCCTCGCCGACACGGAATGCTCCGAAACCACATCCAAGCACCTGCACGGCATTGTCCGGGAATGGGAAAAGCTTCCCCTGCTGGAAGGCAGCGACCCCGAACTGCAAGAATACAACTCTCTCCGTAGCAAGCTGGGCGAAAAGATTGCGGCCTTCAACGCCTCTGCCCAGGAACGCTTCGAAAAGAATTCCGAAAAGCTCAAGGCCATCATCGAGCGGGTCAAGGGCTTCAACGAAAACGAAGACTTCAAGGAACTGAGCCTCAAGCTCAGGGCCGCCTTCCAGGAATGGAAAGACATCGTAGGCGACCAGAAATTCAAGTACCACGAGCTGTGGCTGGAATACAAGTCCGCCACGGAACGTTTCCAGGAAATGCGGCAGTGGCAGTCTTGGCACAACGAGAACGACAGGGCCTCCATCCTCGACGAACTGGAACTGCTTTCCAAGGAAGAAGGTAGCCAGGAAGTGCTGGACAAGCTCAAGAACCTCGCCACCAAGTGGAAAAACATCGGACCCATTTCGCCCACCAAGTTTGCGGAATTCAAGGACCGTTTCCAGGGACTGTTCGAAAAAATCAAGGAGAACTGCGCTCCCTTTATCGAAGAGCGCATGGCACAAAGGGTCAAGAACCTTGCCGACAAGGAAGCCCTCTGCCAGAAGGCCGAAGACCTGTTGAACAACGCCGAAATTTTCTGGAAGGACAAGTTCAAGACCATGCAGGAAATCCAGGAATCCTGGAAGAACATCGGCATGGTTCCTAAAGAAAGCCTTGCCGCCCTGATGGAGCGCTTCAAGAAGGTGACCGGCGAGTTCTACGCCAAGCACAAGGAAATCCTGAAGCAAGAGGACAAGACCCGCGAAGAGAACTACGAGCGCAAGCTCAAGCTCTGCGAAGAGGCCGAAGCCCTGACGGAATCTACCGACTGGAACGCCACCTCCGGCAAGCTCAAGCAGCTGCAGGAATCCTGGAAGACCATCGGTCCTGTGCCCAAGAGCAAGTCCGAAGAAATCTGGGCCCGCTTCCGCAGCGCCTGCGACGGATTCTTCGAGAAGAAGCGTGGCCATTTCGAAGAGATGGACGCAGCCAAGCAGGAGAACCTGAAAAAGAAAGAAGACCTCTGCGCAAAGCTTGAGGCCCTGGACCTGTCGAACATCAGCCAGGAACTGGTGGATACCGTCAAGTCTCTTGAAGCCGAATGGAAAGAAATCGGCATGGTTCCGAAAGAAGCCATCGAGACCATCAACAGCCGTTTTGCAAGCTTCGTGAACCAGTTCATGGACAAGTACGCCCAGGTGAACGAAGACATCAAGAAGCAGCTCGCCGACATCAAGGCGAAAAAGCAGGCGATGATCGAGAAGGTAAAACAGTTTGCCGAAAGCGCCGGCAGCAACCAGCTGGCCGATGCCGTCCGCGACCTCCAGAAGGAATGGCGGGAATTGGGTTCCTGCGGTCTAGACGAAGTGAACCTGCAGAAGGACTTCCGCGAAATCTGCGACGACTTCTTCAGCCGGCGCCGTGACCAGCTGGATATCCAGGAACAGGCCCGTCAGAATAACCTGCAAAAGAAGATCCTGCTGTGCGAACAGGCCGAAGACCTGCTCACCGACCTGAGCGAACAGACTGTCGTTGGCGCCATGAACAAGGTGAAGCATCTCCGCCGCCTATGGAAAGAGGTGGGTGCCGTGCCCCGTAGCGAATCCGACAAGGTGTGGAAACGGTTCAACTCCGCCTGCGACCAGGTGTTCGCCTTCGGCCGCAAGGACGAAGCGGAGCAACCCGCGGAGAACTAA